Sequence from the Fusarium oxysporum Fo47 chromosome VI, complete sequence genome:
GGTTGGAGAGGGCAAGCTCTCGCTGCCTGAACTGATGCAGATGGCTATTTTTCCAAGTCACGAGCGTACTCCCAAAGAGGTTCAGGCCGCTttggaggatgaggctgtCGCACCGCTATGGGAGGTGGAGTCTCTGGAGCCGAAGCTGATTGTCCAGCCAGCCTGGCAGGTTTACcaagacaaggccaaggccaatgAGAGTGAGAAAGACGAAGCTCTAAAGGAATATGCTCGAGTCGCCATTAATAACGTGGTCTCAGCTTCAGGCTGGTTCTGGGTCGACGTCCTGAAGAGGTCACGAGGCCAAGATTGGGATGGAGGTGAAGCATTTCTGGAAGagttcatcaacatcaccgtTGAGGAATTTATTACAAAGTTTGCGGACTTTAAGTTGGAGATATGGTACAACtacatcaagctcaagagaaCCGATAAGAAGGCCTAGAACTGTTCGGGTAATAGGGTAGCATTCGATAGGAAACTCCATGGAGTTCTCGGAGTGGATGGCGTCACGTCATGTTGAGCGTGTCGATTAGTCAGATTCAACTCCACGGATTTCCATGATATCTAAATAAAATATGACATATAACTCCTCACTTCAATACAATATTGCAATCATTCCACCACTATCAATTCactccatcgtcatcaggATAAAATACGAGGTTCAGCATGACGCAGATCGGAATCTTCCCCGCTTCTGGAGCCCTCGGCACCAGCACATACACTCATCTTCTCTCTCAAGTCCCGAACAACAAAGTCACGCTCATCAACCGATACCCCGAAAAAGTGCCCAAGAAATACGTGGAGAATGGAACTACCGTTCGTCAGGCTTCTTACGAGTCTAGCGCTGAAGAGCTGGAGGCTACCTTTGCAGGGATCGATGTCCTATTCTTGATCTCGTATCCTAGCCATGTTCACGAATATAGAACTAAGGTGCACACTAAAGCACTTGATGCAGCGGTCAAAGCTGGAGTAAAGCATATTTTCTACTCGTCACTTGGGTTTGCGTCGATTAATGAGAGCACTACCAAGGCTGAGGTCATGGGTGCTCATCTCGACAGTGAGGCGCATCTGCGAAAGCTCGCGAGCGCCAACAACGAAATTACGTGGACGAGTATTCGCGAGGGTCTATACAGCGAGTCATTCCCTATTTACACATCATTCCTCGACCTGAAGAGCCCTCCATCCCAGATTCTCATCCCCCACGATGGAAGTGGACCTGGCGTTAGCTGGGTCAAGAGAGATGAACTCGGCGAAGCGACTGCACGTCTCATCGCTTCATACGCGAAATCACCTTCATCATTCAAATACACCAACCAGATCGTCACTTTGACCGGTCCCAAATCCTGGAAATTGGCAGAGACCGTTGAAGTCCTATCGCGCGCTGCAGGAAAAGACTTTAAGATCCAAGAAATCAGCGTAGACGAGTATATCAACCTCCCTCAAATCAAAGAATACTTCGGAACAGAGGAGAAAGCGAGGACGTGGGCTACAGCATGGGACGCCATCCGCGCTGGAGAAACAGCTGGTGTAACAAACACGATGAAAGAGCTTTTAGGAAGAGAACCTGAAGATTTTGAAAAGACTATTGAGGAATTGGCCAAGAATCAGCGGTCAGATTAGAATTTCGGTGtttgttgaggctgaacGGTGAGGAAATACGAAGGCTGAACTTTTTGTGCAACGATAGATACAATGCATGATGGTTCTATTTTTAGCTGTGGATAGTCTCTGTGTGACGTGGTCAACAAATAGATCAGCGCCTCATTTGGATTAGAGTTTAGCAATGAAATGAATTCATGCGACGCTGTTATACCACCCACGAAATGCGTTCTAGAAAAGTGTCAAAAATTGAACAAATATCTCAGCTGAATTACATAGCAATGCAATGAGGTAAATGATCCTTCATGTTCCGTTCCGTTAGCCGTAGTTAGTGGATCTTGCATAGATCTCGGCCTACGTCAGTGGGTATTAATAGCCCATCACAGCATCTGGTTTGTTCTGTTGTTCAATGCAGGGATATTCTACTGGCACGTTACTGGCGATCCTCGGCACATATGCCGTTCTTTACGAGATGGAAACCCATCATGTGTTCTCGATCTCGTATCGGGGAGGCAGTGAAGTGGCgaggttttttttttcagcTAGCCTCAGAAGCCTCTGGCTCTGAATTAGGGCGACAAAAACAAGTTGGGTCTAAGGATACACTAAGTTTACCTAAGGCTTTTTGTCATTTAGACTAGAGATCCTACGTTTGCCTGCTTCCCCTGGCGGAATAATTTCTATGTGAAACGCTCCGAAAGACCCGACAGTTTGTAATTGGATGTAACGGTACGGTGACATTAAAGGGAGAAGTTCCCTACCGGGGTTATCCCCCTCCATTGAAATGATGTCAGTAACTGCCGTTGCACTCCTCATTCGTCCAAAGATCAACTGAAGATCCCTTGGGACCTCGTATTCACATTTATATAAGTCCTTCACCACCACCCACCTTTCCCACTgcaatccaatccaatccaaccCAAACAACAAACATCAATCAAAATGCAGTTCAAGACTCTCTTCGCCGCCTCTCTCCTCGGCCTCGCTGCCGCCGCCCCTGCAGAGGAGTGCACCAAGACCGGCCCCGCCAAGTCCGGCAACTCTCCCGCCCCCAAGACCTTTGGCCTCGTCGCTCTGCGATCCGCCAGCCCTATCCACTTCACGCACTTCAGCGCCTCGGAGAACGGCTTCCTGCTCGGTCTTCCCAAGGATAAGCAGAATGCCACCTGCACTGGCAAGTCTGATGGATCAGCTGTCTTCCGTCTGAGCGAGGGTGAACTGTTCCTCTACAACACTGgaaagaagcagcagcgCGCTTACACCGATCGCTCCGGAATGGGTAAGTTATCACCTCACGCTTATCAATTGAATTGTTATTAACATCATATAGGCCAAGGTGTTCTTCAGTATGCCACCGTCACCAAGAACCCACTTCCCGAGGCGTTCGAGACAAAGGGCTGGAAGATCGATAAGTCTGGCAACCTTAACTTTGACAATGCTAGCGGTTTCACTGCCTGCCCCAACGGCCCTGATGGTTCTTGGACCGTTTGGGTTGCCACTGGTAACTCCCGCCCTGGAAACAGCGACAAGGAGTGTCTTGGATTCAACGCCCGCGttgctgagattgagcaCCCTACTAGCTGCTTTTACTCCGAGTACTCTGGTTAAACCAAGGCTTGGATGATTCATGTATATAGTTCTAGAGCGTATGTCTTCTTGTTAAACTGAGAATATGTTTATTACTTACCCTACATCGGaaaattataaaacttaagTATACTTAAATCCATTTCTATTTCTAGACCTGCTTTAAGCTAAGCTGCAGCTAAGTAAGTACTAAACTggttattatatatttatatataattaagccctattatataataccgCTGGTTTAATAGATATTGCCCTTGTAGGCCAAGTAATACTTATTGCAATTATTAACAATGCCTGGCTATTAAGGTTCTGGGGCTTTAGTGGCTACATTTTGTGTTTGCTCTGTTCATTACTGTCTTCCTCTGGCACATACTACTAGGAGATTTGGCTGCATGACTATTAGTAGTATAGAAATGCAGCCAGCCTTTAGCTATCTAGTCAGATCTATATAAAGGAGGGGAATGAGCCGTTTTATTCCTTAAAGAATAGATTTATTTAGAGTTAAATCGCCTTGTTAAGACATAATAAGACCATATGATCGAAAAGCTCATATTTGCTTGGTCAGGTATAAATTGCGTTGTCGTTGCCCGCGCATGAGATGGTAAAAAAACAACGGGATTTACAAGGGCTTAAATACATAAGAATAAACCTGTCATCGTAATGGACTCGTGCTTTGTTCTATAACATGGGCAGGGGCCGCCAGGAAGTGCCACTAAGCATACTCCGAGCGAGTCAATTTAGTAAGTGGAATAAAGATGGATCCCAGAGTCTCGTAGCCGCGCGGCAAGGTGTGAGGCTGTACAGACCATAGCAGTTAGCCTCTAACTCAGTGTTCGCCCCACATTGAGGTCGTTGCGGCGCAAACTCTCAAGCAACTAGAATCATCCAACCCCTCGCGCTCTCTAGCAACATTTCACGCAACGAGGATCCCGATGAACCACTCTATATTGCATATTAATCTATCTCTCTATATGCAGAATGATCAGGAGTTGGCCACTGATGGCTTTCTATCGACGGCCATGGCCAATATCATCAGCTGTTGCGCCACAGCTTGATCCTTCAATCCCcgttgaggaagaaaagacacCAAACTACCATGCTGATCGGTTCTTCCCATTCATCCTGGCCAAGTTCTAGACGGGAGATATCAAGTCGCTACAAAGTTAGGCTACGGTGCCAACTCGACTGTATGGGTGGCTAGAGATCTTAACCGGTTAGCTGCATCTCCGTGAAATGCAGGTACAACATAATCTAACATGATGCAGATGGCGCTGGTTACATGAGAAATATGTTGCTATTAAGGTTAATGCGATCAAACAGCCTTCACGGCGAGCCCCTCTTGAGAATGAACTCGACATGATGACGCACATTTCTCAAGTGAATCCTCAACAAAAAGGTGGCATTCCATCAGAAAGCTCTCCAACTCGTTTACATTAGAATTCATATCTGGAATCCACATCTACCTCGTCTTCGAGGCTTTACGCGAACCTCTGTGGCTCTACCGCAGGAGGTACATAGGTGGTGTTATACCTCCAGAtatcttgaagatcttggtgcTTCGATTCTTGAACGAGACGTTCAGGACGAGTTCGAAAATCCGCTTCCACAAAAGCACCTTGATGCAAGTACCATTTATCTCTCTCGAAATAACTATGGACCGCCTTCTATTCCAACAGGTATCATTCAAATTGCAGACCTGGATCTGTCTGTTCGGACAAAGCCCGGTTAAATACATATCGGTGCCATTCAGGGAGAGATGTGCCGGGCCCCAGAAGTGATACTCAACGCGGGCTATACATATTCTGCTGATATATGGAGCCTCGGAGTCATGGTAGTACCAACTCTTTCAAGATCTTCCGACATAAGCGTGGCTAACCACACAACTTTGGCAGTTATGGGACTTGCTCGAGGGAAAGGGTCTTTTCGATCCTACAACCTCTGGCAAGGCTGATAAATATGATGACCAGTCACACCTTGGCCAGATCACAGCTTTGATCGGACCCCCGCCCGTGAGCCTTCTATCTAGAGGCCAAAGAACTCCTATTTTCTACAAGCCCGACGGTATGAGAGACAGTTTCTAAAACAGTTCCATATCGCTAATTAATGCGCCCAGGTGAACTCAAGGATCCTGACCGTATCCCTTGTGATTTTAGCTTTGAGAACACCATCAATTGTATGAGTGGGGAGGAGAAGCTGAGATTCATCCAATTTATCAGGAGGATGGTGAAATGGAGTCCAGAGGAAAGAAGTACTGCAAGAGAACTCCTTGAAGACCCGTGGCTGCATGAAGATTTCTCGCAAGATTAGAAAGATAGGATGTTAGTTATTAGGAACTACCGAGATTCACCATTTGACTAATAACTGGCCATTCTGACCCATCGGCAGCTGGGGGTTAATGTCATTCTCACATCGCTTGAAGGAGCCTGGTAAACAGAAACGGCGACGCTATTCAGCACATCTAGTATCTTGAGAGCCTTTTGTCGTCGCATGGTAAAACATTCAGTGCGTGTTCTCATATACAATTATGACAATTTTCCCCACAGGTATGTCATATACGCCCCAAGATCATTGAGGAAATCATCGTATAGGGAGTTTTCGTTTTCACACAGAACCTGCCATGAATATGGTTATACCAGAACGCAACTAGCTAGTAAATATTCTTTACTATTAGCTAGATGGTCTAACAGAGGATCAAGTTCTTAAGCAAAGTATCAAAGTAATCTAACTTATGGTAGCTTTGTGTAATAGACGTAAGACAATTAAGCGCTATTATATCTAGCAAGATGTCAAGGCTCGGCCAACGTCACCAAGTCTCTTACCGCCTCGAAGCTcattgttgctgctgctgtgaCTGTCAGGGCTTGATAAAGGCAAGTCAAGGATAACCACCCCTCAGGAGgtaagaaaacttctgacattAAGTAAGGGTGCTAAAATAATCTAGTCTAAGGTCCTctaaatttatattaaattatacTCAGTCTACTATGGGCCTTTTATtacttaggatagaggtccCAAATCTTATCATCCCCCTTGTCAAAATGAACATTACAGGAGCAGAGCTTAACTACTAGCAGGCTGCCGCAATGTACAAGTTGTGCACTACTTATCATATCATTAGAGATCAAGCGATCACAATGAGCCTAGTCAAGAGTCATTTAATTCAAACTTCTCTACTGAGTGACGTTTGCAAACGTTCCTTACATGCAGTCAGCAAAAAGACTGCCTCATCTTGTCGAGTAACATAGCCTTCCTCTTGTATACAAAGAAATAGCATCTGGGATTCAGCGGCCCATGCTTGTTTGACTCAAGCAAATCTTAACAATGCACTTTATTAGAAAGCTTCACATGCTACATCCTGCAAACGAATTATCTGCTCGGTACAGAAACTCTAGTACGCTTAGGTTTTTGTATAAGGTTTATATGCACAATATAGTTTACACCACGGGTCTCAACTGCGAGTAACACATCTAGCTCACTATctagatattatactaaaaTGTCCGACTAATTACTACAGCATAAATGCTAAAAGAAAACCTAAAACATGGACTCATTCGACTTTTCACAATCAGTATTTACATAAAAAAGTTTATTACACAAAGCCCGCCCAGTGGCTCTATAAATAATGCTAGTTGCAACATCTCACTCATGCTTTTTTTCACCTTATCTTATATGCCTAGCTAAAAATCACCAAAATGGATACCGAGGACACAGAGAGATGCTTCAGGCTACAGCATAATTACTCGTTGCCATGGGCTCTACGACAGTTAAATCGCTTCCGGCGAAAGGCTGACACGTCCCAGGTTCCTTTTTTTGACGATAAGGAATCCGGAACTTGTCTACTAGCTACGTCCGGACAAGAGCGTGGAGAGATATCGATGTCTCTTGAACCCCTGGAGCCTCAAAACTCCCTGATGCAGATCTCATTCCTTCTGCGCCTCCCACAAGAATTGCTACTTCAAATCATGATAATTTTGCCGTACAGTTCTCTTTACATGGTCCACCAAACCTGTGGCATCCTTCGTCATCTGTTGGGCGGTTTTGAATTCAAATCGTTTCGGCTGGAAATGCTGCGAAGCAACGAAGAACAATACTGCATAACGAAAACCCGATTCGAACAGCTTCGTATGGTTAAAACGATATTCCGCCGCAGATCTCTATGCAGTCCTTGCGGCAAACTTTTCGACTCGGGCAAGCTCGAAGAAAGACTTAGAGCTCTCTGGAAGCCAGTTAGATGTACTGGATGCGACAAATCACACCCGGAGCTTTTATTCCCTCAAGATCGACGAATGGAAAATCGCTGTGTCGGGCTACTGGGTCACTTTGCTGCTTGCGAGCACCTCAAAACCTCGAGCAAGATTCCAGTAATACCCATCAAAAAGGCACTGGAAGAACAGGATGAAGATATCACGTGCGACCATCCTGATCATATTATTTCAGTCTACGACAAGTATCGCTATTCACCAAGCCTCCACAGATTTCATCCACGTATCAGATATTGGTCTAATGCCATAGGTATACGCAGCCAATACTCCAGAACTTTTCCCATGATGAAGATTCATCGTCGACAAGATCCAGAAGATATCGACATGAGGAAAATAAAGTCGTTTTTATTAAAACAACTACAAGAATTGAA
This genomic interval carries:
- a CDS encoding alkaline foam protein A precursor, which translates into the protein MQFKTLFAASLLGLAAAAPAEECTKTGPAKSGNSPAPKTFGLVALRSASPIHFTHFSASENGFLLGLPKDKQNATCTGKSDGSAVFRLSEGELFLYNTGKKQQRAYTDRSGMGQGVLQYATVTKNPLPEAFETKGWKIDKSGNLNFDNASGFTACPNGPDGSWTVWVATGNSRPGNSDKECLGFNARVAEIEHPTSCFYSEYSG
- a CDS encoding kinase domain-containing protein, which produces MGRGRQEVPLSILRASQFNGRYQVATKLGYGANSTVWVARDLNRWRWLHEKYVAIKVNAIKQPSRRAPLENELDMMTHISQVNPQQKEFISGIHIYLVFEALREPLWLYRRRYIGGVIPPDILKILVLRFLNETFRTSSKIRFHKSTLMQVPFISLEITMDRLLFQQLWDLLEGKGLFDPTTSGKADKYDDQSHLGQITALIGPPPVSLLSRGQRTPIFYKPDGELKDPDRIPCDFSFENTINCMSGEEKLRFIQFIRRMVKWSPEERSTARELLEDPWLHEDFSQD